One genomic region from Bacteroidales bacterium encodes:
- a CDS encoding phage Gp37/Gp68 family protein, translating into MAQTKIEWTEMTWNPVTGCDKISSGCMHCYAEVMARRLQAMGQDKYKDGFKLTLHPDALHEPYKWKKSKVVFVNSMGDLFHKDVPIEYIKKVFRVMKENPQHVFQVLTKRADVLRYYDSEDWLEWTHNIWMGVTVENTSVVKRIDLIRATKAKVKFLSCEPLISALPNLNLTGIDWLIAGGESGRTPRPMKKEWVEDLQNQCQKADVAFFFKQWGGTNKKKAGSALNGKLYKEVPQVEFAF; encoded by the coding sequence GTGGCTCAAACAAAAATAGAATGGACTGAAATGACATGGAATCCTGTTACGGGCTGTGATAAGATTTCATCGGGATGCATGCATTGTTATGCTGAAGTGATGGCGCGAAGGTTGCAAGCAATGGGACAGGATAAATACAAAGATGGATTTAAACTTACGTTACATCCTGATGCTTTGCATGAGCCTTATAAATGGAAAAAATCGAAAGTTGTTTTTGTAAACTCTATGGGAGATTTATTTCATAAAGATGTTCCTATAGAATACATAAAAAAAGTTTTTCGAGTAATGAAAGAAAATCCGCAACATGTTTTTCAGGTGTTGACTAAACGGGCAGATGTATTGCGTTATTACGACAGTGAAGACTGGCTGGAATGGACTCATAATATCTGGATGGGCGTTACAGTTGAAAATACAAGTGTTGTTAAACGTATTGATTTGATAAGAGCAACAAAAGCAAAAGTAAAATTTTTAAGTTGTGAGCCATTGATAAGTGCATTACCAAATCTTAATCTAACAGGAATTGATTGGCTAATTGCTGGAGGTGAAAGTGGACGTACTCCTCGTCCGATGAAAAAAGAATGGGTTGAAGATTTGCAAAATCAATGTCAGAAAGCGGATGTTGCATTCTTCTTTAAACAATGGGGTGGAACAAATAAAAAGAAAGCAGGAAGTGCGCTCAATGGAAAATTATATAAAGAAGTTCCACAGGTTGAATTTGCGTTTTAA
- a CDS encoding methionine aminotransferase, whose translation MAKFPDFIPSKLPSIGTSIFAVMSNLANEHKAINLSQGFPDFDCSEKLKSLVNQYIKKGYNQYAPMQGIMPLREMIAEKTEFCYSATYNPDTEINVVAGATEAIFSTISAFVREGDEVIIFEPAYDSYVPAILLNGGTPIYGKLSAPDFRINWDETQKMVNQRTRMIIINSPHNPTGSTLSAEDMKRLEKITKNTNIIILSDEVYEHIIFDKKEHQSVCRYPKLAERSLVVCSFGKTFHTTGWKMGYCLAPENLMTEFRKAHQFVVFAVNTPIQYAVADFLKDKENYIHLHEFYQRKRDYFNNALKSSRFKITPSAGTYFQLLDYSAISDEKEEVFAIRLTKEYKIASIPVSVFYHKKNENKVLRFCFAKGEETMDKAAEILCKI comes from the coding sequence ATGGCAAAGTTCCCTGACTTCATACCTTCAAAGCTACCAAGCATAGGTACATCCATTTTTGCTGTAATGTCAAATCTTGCCAATGAACATAAGGCAATAAACCTTTCACAGGGTTTTCCTGATTTCGATTGCAGCGAGAAACTAAAAAGTTTAGTTAACCAGTACATAAAAAAAGGATATAATCAATATGCTCCTATGCAGGGCATCATGCCTTTGCGCGAAATGATCGCTGAAAAAACAGAGTTTTGTTATTCGGCAACTTATAATCCTGACACCGAAATCAATGTTGTTGCCGGCGCTACTGAAGCAATATTTTCAACTATCTCTGCATTTGTGCGCGAAGGTGATGAGGTAATTATTTTTGAACCGGCTTACGATAGTTATGTTCCTGCAATTTTGCTTAATGGCGGAACTCCTATTTATGGAAAATTATCAGCTCCCGATTTCCGCATCAACTGGGACGAAACACAAAAAATGGTGAATCAGCGTACACGAATGATCATTATCAATTCACCACACAATCCCACAGGAAGCACACTGAGCGCGGAAGATATGAAGCGTCTGGAAAAAATCACAAAGAATACAAACATTATTATTCTCAGCGACGAAGTTTACGAGCATATTATTTTTGATAAGAAAGAACATCAGAGTGTTTGCCGTTATCCTAAACTTGCAGAAAGAAGTTTGGTAGTTTGTTCGTTCGGAAAAACATTTCACACTACTGGTTGGAAAATGGGATACTGCCTGGCTCCTGAAAACCTGATGACCGAATTTCGCAAAGCGCATCAGTTTGTAGTGTTTGCAGTGAACACGCCTATACAATATGCTGTTGCCGATTTTCTGAAAGACAAAGAAAATTATATTCATCTTCATGAATTTTATCAGAGGAAAAGAGATTATTTCAATAATGCTTTGAAGTCGTCGCGGTTTAAGATCACACCTTCTGCCGGAACATATTTCCAGTTGCTCGATTACAGCGCTATTTCTGATGAAAAGGAAGAAGTATTTGCAATCCGCCTGACGAAAGAATACAAGATAGCTTCAATTCCTGTTTCGGTATTCTATCATAAGAAAAATGAAAATAAGGTTTTGCGTTTCTGCTTTGCAAAAGGCGAAGAAACCATGGATAAAGCTGCGGAGATATTATGCAAGATTTAA
- a CDS encoding NADH-quinone oxidoreductase subunit H, whose protein sequence is MILLTCLVFPGIITRTKSIASGRKGPGLFQPMLDILRLLKKGIVYSTTSSFIFKIAPVIYFSTILSAAFLLPFNNEPGILSFQGDFIAFSYILALGKFFMIIAALDTGSAFEGMGASREALYSMLVEPAFFILFASFAMFTGHTSFYEIYNSIYFGSYIAIFAGVLAAYNLFQIIMVENSRVPYDDPKTHLELTMIHEVMVLDNSGFDLALINFASSLKFVIFGTLISNFFFTPNLPVYNGILIFIGIQVLFAIIVGIAESFRARYKLRNNNKAIVLLTPISILIFLSLLMLLTNQY, encoded by the coding sequence ATGATTCTTCTTACATGCCTTGTGTTTCCGGGCATCATCACCCGCACTAAAAGTATTGCAAGCGGAAGAAAAGGTCCCGGTTTGTTTCAACCTATGCTCGATATTTTACGTTTACTGAAAAAGGGAATTGTTTATAGCACCACATCATCATTCATTTTTAAAATTGCTCCGGTAATTTATTTCTCAACAATTTTATCAGCAGCATTTCTTTTACCCTTCAATAACGAACCGGGAATATTATCGTTCCAGGGCGATTTCATTGCATTCAGTTATATTCTTGCACTCGGAAAATTTTTCATGATAATTGCTGCACTCGATACGGGCAGCGCATTTGAAGGAATGGGCGCAAGTCGCGAAGCATTATATTCCATGCTTGTTGAGCCTGCATTTTTTATTTTGTTTGCTTCATTTGCGATGTTCACAGGACATACTTCATTTTATGAAATTTACAATTCGATTTATTTCGGCTCATATATAGCAATATTTGCAGGCGTTCTGGCAGCATATAATTTATTCCAGATCATCATGGTTGAGAATAGTCGCGTTCCTTATGACGACCCAAAAACGCATCTTGAACTTACCATGATACACGAAGTGATGGTGCTTGATAACAGTGGCTTTGACCTTGCCCTGATTAATTTTGCATCTTCACTTAAGTTTGTAATTTTCGGAACGCTTATCAGTAATTTCTTCTTTACTCCAAATCTTCCTGTTTATAACGGAATACTTATTTTTATTGGTATACAAGTTTTATTTGCCATCATTGTTGGTATCGCCGAATCGTTCCGGGCACGATATAAATTAAGAAATAACAATAAAGCAATCGTATTGCTTACACCAATTTCAATTTTAATTTTTCTTAGTCTTTTAATGCTATTAACAAATCAATATTAA
- a CDS encoding proton-conducting transporter membrane subunit — MLTAFVLLPIFSFLFFLLPKKFQPAYNILLTLITAAISSRFALLVISRGSGIVENTQMYFWGSEIKFTIDLLSAFFILVVNFTVLTGAVFSIEYMRMYKEKKFTDFSFHYFSFFWLLYSMLLVCMFHNMVAFLVAWEIMSVASFALVIFEYEKPEVIKAGINYLVQMHIGALLLIIACILVYNETGNITWDGLTSYFYNHKNIPLFLLFFIGFGIKAGFVPFHTWLPHAHPAAPTHVSGIMSGVMIKMGIYGILRVLFHVQSDLLAIGIIILVISSISGIAGVGTAIIQHDLKKLLAYHSIENIGIIGIGIGTGLIGVATNNDLLSILGFGGGILHVLNHSLFKSLLFYTTGSVYLNTHTRIIDNLGGLIKKLPHTAILFLFASIAICGLPPFNGFVSEFMIYNGFAASMISSTVGIKILIMFAMLSLVVIGGLAIFCFTKAFGIVFLGTPRNIKTESVTEMKWYTLFPQYLILILIVTIGVFPKLISKLFFDLAGMFTHKTIAIPENTMTTISSISYFVLIFFGITLLIYLLKKYFTRNKIIEQSPTWGCGYTGNADKLQYTASSYAENYSHDMDNLLNLKTHYKKIEDEDIFPEERNYETHSESLAEEKMFVKISGSIKRFLNKLAFVQTGKTQHYILYMFVLLIALILLTIFNVI; from the coding sequence ATGTTAACTGCTTTTGTTTTACTTCCAATATTCTCTTTTTTATTTTTCCTGCTACCTAAAAAGTTCCAGCCAGCCTATAATATACTTTTAACTTTAATCACTGCTGCAATTAGTTCACGCTTTGCTTTACTAGTAATATCAAGAGGTTCAGGCATTGTTGAAAATACGCAAATGTATTTCTGGGGAAGTGAAATAAAATTTACGATTGATTTATTATCAGCTTTTTTCATACTGGTTGTAAATTTCACAGTACTCACAGGAGCAGTTTTCTCAATAGAATACATGCGGATGTATAAAGAAAAAAAATTCACTGATTTTTCATTTCATTATTTTTCATTCTTCTGGTTGCTATATTCCATGCTGCTTGTATGTATGTTTCACAACATGGTTGCATTTTTGGTTGCATGGGAAATTATGTCGGTTGCATCGTTTGCCCTGGTAATTTTTGAATACGAAAAACCTGAAGTTATTAAAGCCGGAATAAATTATTTAGTACAAATGCACATTGGTGCTTTGCTCCTGATTATCGCATGTATCCTGGTTTATAACGAAACAGGAAATATAACATGGGACGGATTAACATCTTATTTTTATAACCACAAAAACATTCCATTATTTCTTTTATTTTTTATCGGCTTCGGGATAAAAGCGGGTTTTGTTCCTTTTCATACCTGGCTTCCTCATGCGCATCCAGCAGCGCCCACGCATGTTTCAGGCATCATGTCGGGAGTGATGATAAAAATGGGAATATATGGGATACTTCGTGTGCTCTTTCATGTTCAATCCGATCTGCTGGCAATTGGAATCATCATTTTGGTTATCTCCTCAATATCAGGAATTGCAGGCGTTGGCACAGCAATCATCCAGCATGATCTGAAAAAATTATTAGCTTATCACAGTATTGAAAATATCGGAATAATCGGAATTGGTATTGGAACAGGATTGATCGGAGTTGCAACTAACAACGACCTTCTTTCAATATTAGGATTTGGCGGTGGAATCCTTCATGTGCTGAATCATTCGTTATTCAAGTCACTTCTATTTTATACAACAGGTTCCGTCTACCTGAATACACACACACGAATAATTGATAACCTTGGCGGACTGATAAAAAAATTACCTCATACTGCTATTTTATTTCTTTTCGCATCCATTGCTATTTGCGGACTTCCGCCATTCAATGGTTTTGTTTCTGAATTTATGATCTATAACGGATTTGCTGCAAGTATGATTTCATCAACCGTGGGAATAAAAATACTGATTATGTTTGCAATGCTTTCACTCGTAGTGATTGGCGGACTTGCCATATTCTGTTTTACCAAAGCTTTTGGAATAGTTTTTCTTGGAACGCCCCGAAATATTAAAACCGAATCGGTTACTGAGATGAAATGGTACACGCTGTTTCCGCAATATCTTATTTTAATTTTAATAGTTACAATTGGAGTATTTCCAAAACTTATAAGCAAATTATTTTTTGATTTAGCAGGAATGTTCACTCATAAAACCATTGCCATTCCTGAAAATACAATGACCACAATTTCTTCCATCAGTTATTTTGTTTTGATATTTTTTGGAATTACTTTATTGATTTATCTTTTGAAAAAATATTTCACGCGAAATAAAATTATTGAGCAGTCGCCAACCTGGGGTTGCGGATATACCGGAAATGCTGATAAGTTACAATATACCGCTTCATCGTATGCGGAAAATTATTCGCATGATATGGATAATTTACTCAACCTGAAAACACATTATAAAAAAATAGAGGATGAAGATATTTTCCCCGAAGAACGAAACTACGAAACACATTCGGAAAGCCTGGCGGAAGAAAAAATGTTTGTGAAAATCTCGGGATCGATAAAAAGATTTTTAAATAAACTGGCATTTGTTCAAACAGGAAAGACACAACATTATATTTTGTACATGTTTGTTTTATTGATTGCATTGATTCTATTAACCATTTTTAATGTGATATGA
- a CDS encoding CvpA family protein, which produces MNYLDIIFAVPLLWGIIRGFRKGLVIEIASLIAIIAGVYGAIHFSYFISEKLNLTSEYAALISFAITFVLIVVIIFLFAKLLEKSMNLLALGFFNKLAGALFSMLKFAFILSVLLLIIDKASPGKPLISEETRKESKLYHPISVIAPYVIPIVNLK; this is translated from the coding sequence ATGAATTATCTTGATATAATATTTGCAGTACCCTTGTTATGGGGAATTATACGCGGTTTCAGGAAAGGACTTGTGATTGAAATTGCATCGCTGATTGCAATTATTGCCGGTGTTTATGGAGCAATACATTTTTCGTATTTCATTTCTGAAAAATTGAACCTTACATCAGAATACGCTGCATTGATTTCTTTTGCAATAACATTTGTATTGATAGTTGTAATTATTTTTCTGTTCGCTAAACTCCTTGAAAAATCAATGAATTTGTTGGCTCTTGGATTTTTTAATAAACTTGCCGGTGCACTTTTCAGCATGCTTAAATTTGCATTTATATTAAGTGTTCTATTGTTGATAATTGATAAAGCAAGTCCCGGAAAGCCTTTGATATCGGAAGAAACAAGAAAAGAATCAAAATTATATCATCCTATTTCTGTTATTGCCCCTTATGTAATACCAATTGTAAATTTAAAATAG
- a CDS encoding cyanophycinase, with protein sequence MSKGYLLLIGGGEDTAIIYNRMFELAGGKQNSRIAIIPSASSHVGSTMKNYEEYFVELGIEKKNIWSVPLAVADDIDTILVNEETWKDNAYHKEIAEKIIDYNIVFFVGGDQRKYIDALKKNKIESPLLLAIEGIYQNGGIIAGTSAGTNILSKNSIAGGRSEDALLNRVVNKDEDDDGNKLLIINGLGLVDNIIFDTHFETRGRLGRLSDAVVLTNSKYGIGISERTAVILGPDMTIEIIGYGNILIVDLNNAKLKSQPRKQLHVREISVTLLTHGDKFNLVNQQIFPNTAKKSIINIPYFDANDYHISLNVFKEYETSQILINYMLDNEAKDVIALMDYDTNFNHGDISSFIRFVEKDNTQAWFGKLSLENEDEFQNFYSGANVLLDIIPLKYIKDGQKQKNFNVVLFGIDSNLQLVVYDNLESLPVVDAKVFVYNSKDELIFKKGSDRYGRSLIRNIFKAGEEYTIKIKYDNEEKNYPFIFEPDMPGICLS encoded by the coding sequence ATGTCAAAAGGATATCTTTTACTTATCGGCGGCGGTGAAGATACTGCCATCATTTACAACCGGATGTTTGAACTTGCCGGGGGAAAACAAAATTCGCGTATTGCAATCATTCCTTCTGCCAGTTCACATGTGGGTAGTACAATGAAAAATTATGAAGAATATTTTGTTGAACTCGGCATTGAAAAGAAAAATATCTGGTCGGTTCCACTTGCTGTTGCCGACGATATTGATACCATCCTGGTAAACGAAGAAACATGGAAAGATAATGCCTATCATAAAGAAATAGCCGAAAAAATCATTGATTACAATATTGTATTTTTTGTAGGCGGCGATCAACGAAAATATATTGATGCATTAAAAAAGAATAAAATTGAATCACCGCTATTACTTGCCATTGAAGGCATCTATCAAAATGGTGGAATAATTGCAGGTACCAGCGCAGGAACAAATATACTTTCGAAAAATTCAATTGCCGGAGGACGCAGTGAAGATGCACTGTTAAACCGAGTTGTAAACAAAGACGAAGATGATGACGGTAACAAACTTTTAATAATTAACGGCCTGGGCTTAGTTGACAATATTATTTTCGATACACACTTTGAAACCCGCGGACGATTGGGAAGATTATCAGATGCCGTTGTGCTTACCAACAGCAAATATGGTATCGGCATCAGTGAAAGAACTGCTGTGATCCTTGGTCCCGATATGACCATTGAAATTATCGGGTATGGAAATATTCTTATTGTCGACCTCAACAATGCAAAATTGAAAAGCCAGCCCCGTAAACAACTTCATGTTCGCGAAATTTCAGTTACACTTTTAACACACGGTGATAAATTCAATCTTGTCAATCAACAGATTTTTCCGAATACCGCTAAAAAAAGCATTATCAATATCCCGTACTTTGATGCTAACGATTATCACATCAGCCTTAATGTTTTCAAGGAATACGAGACATCGCAAATTCTTATCAATTACATGCTCGATAACGAGGCTAAAGATGTTATTGCTTTAATGGATTATGATACGAATTTCAATCACGGCGATATTTCTTCGTTCATTCGTTTTGTAGAAAAAGATAACACCCAGGCATGGTTTGGAAAACTTTCCCTCGAAAACGAAGATGAATTTCAGAATTTTTATTCAGGAGCAAATGTATTGCTTGATATCATACCCCTGAAATATATTAAAGACGGGCAAAAACAAAAAAATTTCAATGTTGTTTTATTTGGAATTGACAGCAATTTACAACTGGTGGTTTATGATAACCTGGAATCGCTCCCTGTTGTTGATGCAAAAGTTTTTGTTTACAATTCCAAAGATGAATTGATTTTCAAGAAAGGTTCCGACCGTTACGGAAGGTCATTGATTCGTAATATTTTCAAGGCTGGAGAAGAATATACCATAAAAATAAAATACGATAACGAAGAAAAAAATTATCCATTCATCTTTGAGCCTGATATGCCGGGAATTTGCCTTAGCTGA
- a CDS encoding type II toxin-antitoxin system RelE/ParE family toxin — protein MDVIINDKELEKLYTSGNSKKLKLPEQVIEKFFSTIQKIEASIAIYDLWADKGLRFEKLRGFENRYSMRLSSKYRLEMEVEWKDDKQTIGRFYLLTISNHYSV, from the coding sequence TTGGATGTCATTATAAATGATAAAGAATTAGAAAAACTATACACTTCTGGTAATTCAAAAAAATTAAAATTACCGGAACAAGTAATTGAAAAGTTTTTTTCTACAATACAAAAAATTGAAGCATCAATTGCTATTTATGATTTGTGGGCTGATAAAGGATTAAGATTTGAAAAACTTCGTGGCTTTGAAAACCGATACTCTATGAGGCTTTCTAGTAAATATAGACTTGAAATGGAAGTGGAATGGAAAGATGATAAACAAACAATAGGAAGATTCTACCTGCTTACAATATCAAATCACTACAGTGTGTAA
- a CDS encoding ImmA/IrrE family metallo-endopeptidase: MVLTSELKAAKKFGPGYFIREQMEMREWTQVDLAEVLGITVKHLNKILQENQPLTLDMARVLGEVFNTTAQYWINIDTGYRLWLTQEKTEIEIEADIKGLIYERMPIKDMLSKKWLKPFKLAVELEKQILAFWNWEKLDFSILDKHYLPCLMRKSEAYNQFNASYAITWYRKAIIEAEKFPHLPYNRKNLEKLYNSMHTYTITEKGINQFIKELADIGVIFFVLPHLQKTYLDGAAFYSGKNPVIIYTGRYKRIDNYWFTIAHEIAHVLNHLNEKTPFVLDNLKDGDINNMESEANKIASEKLKHTEILKYLQPYLGYLTTSKVEECAAEHNIHPSIIIGKLAYEKKISYSNQSLYNENVLQYIQKQYQISI; the protein is encoded by the coding sequence ATGGTACTAACAAGTGAATTAAAAGCAGCCAAAAAATTTGGTCCTGGATATTTTATTCGTGAACAAATGGAAATGCGTGAATGGACACAAGTTGATCTTGCAGAAGTGTTAGGAATTACAGTTAAACATTTGAATAAAATTTTGCAAGAAAATCAACCGCTGACTTTGGATATGGCTCGAGTTTTAGGAGAAGTATTTAATACAACAGCACAATATTGGATAAACATTGACACAGGATATAGATTATGGCTTACGCAGGAAAAAACTGAAATAGAAATTGAAGCCGACATTAAAGGATTAATCTATGAACGGATGCCAATAAAGGATATGCTTTCAAAAAAATGGTTAAAACCTTTTAAATTGGCTGTTGAATTAGAAAAGCAAATACTGGCGTTTTGGAATTGGGAAAAATTGGATTTTTCAATTCTTGATAAACATTATTTGCCTTGTCTTATGCGTAAATCTGAGGCATATAATCAATTTAATGCTTCCTATGCTATAACTTGGTATCGAAAAGCAATTATCGAGGCAGAGAAATTTCCGCATCTTCCATATAATAGGAAAAATTTAGAGAAACTTTATAATAGTATGCATACATATACTATTACTGAAAAAGGCATTAATCAATTTATTAAAGAACTGGCAGACATTGGTGTAATTTTCTTTGTATTACCTCATTTGCAAAAAACATATTTAGATGGTGCTGCTTTTTATTCTGGGAAAAACCCTGTAATTATATACACTGGGCGGTATAAGCGAATTGATAATTACTGGTTTACTATCGCACATGAAATTGCTCATGTATTAAATCATTTAAATGAGAAAACACCTTTTGTTTTAGATAATCTAAAAGATGGCGATATTAATAATATGGAATCCGAAGCAAATAAAATTGCATCCGAAAAATTAAAACATACAGAAATACTTAAATATCTTCAACCTTATTTAGGCTATCTGACTACAAGCAAAGTTGAGGAATGTGCAGCAGAGCATAATATACACCCATCTATTATCATTGGCAAGTTAGCATACGAAAAGAAAATATCATATAGCAATCAATCGTTATACAATGAAAATGTATTACAATACATCCAAAAACAATATCAGATTAGTATTTAG
- a CDS encoding phosphoglycerate kinase produces the protein MKTIQDCNFKGKKVLIRVDFNVPLNHNRQVTDDTRIRESLPTIKKILNDGASVILISHLGRPKGGFENDYSLTPLVPVLTKLLGKNIIFTRDLFSQKTIDYCAKLQPGEVILLENIRFYPEEENGTDGEFAKQIASLGDAYVNDAFATSHRAHMSVSVLPKYFPENKFFGLLLANELLNLDKILNDAKPPFTAIIGGAKVSNKIGIIENLINKADNLIIGGGMAFTFIKALGGNIGNSLYEEDKISLAKDMVQEMMLKGVNLYLPTDVVVADTFSNDANFKTCPADDIDEKWMGLDIGKKTCRRYAEIINNSNTILWNGPMGVFELPNFQQGTKAIAIAVAGATISGSFSLVGGGDSVAAINTYNLADQISYVSTGGGAMLEYVEGKVLPGVKAILD, from the coding sequence ATGAAAACTATACAGGACTGTAATTTTAAAGGAAAAAAAGTTTTAATCCGGGTTGATTTTAATGTTCCATTAAATCACAACAGGCAGGTAACCGATGATACCCGTATACGCGAATCGCTACCAACCATTAAAAAAATATTAAACGACGGAGCATCTGTAATTTTGATCTCGCATTTAGGACGTCCTAAAGGTGGATTTGAAAACGACTATTCTCTTACACCATTAGTTCCTGTTCTCACAAAATTGCTTGGGAAAAATATTATTTTTACCCGCGACCTGTTTAGTCAGAAAACCATAGACTATTGCGCCAAGCTTCAACCCGGCGAAGTGATATTGCTCGAAAATATCCGCTTCTATCCTGAAGAAGAAAATGGTACCGACGGGGAATTTGCAAAACAAATTGCATCACTTGGCGATGCTTATGTAAATGATGCTTTCGCCACATCGCATCGTGCACATATGTCAGTAAGCGTGTTGCCAAAATATTTTCCTGAAAATAAATTTTTCGGATTATTATTAGCAAACGAATTACTCAACCTCGATAAAATTTTGAATGATGCCAAACCACCATTCACAGCAATCATTGGCGGAGCAAAGGTTTCAAACAAAATCGGAATTATCGAAAACCTGATCAACAAAGCTGATAACCTTATTATTGGCGGAGGGATGGCATTTACTTTTATTAAAGCATTGGGTGGGAACATTGGCAATTCCCTTTACGAAGAAGACAAAATAAGTTTAGCAAAAGATATGGTTCAGGAAATGATGCTGAAAGGTGTAAACCTCTACCTGCCCACTGACGTAGTTGTTGCCGACACTTTTTCCAACGATGCCAATTTTAAAACCTGTCCTGCTGATGATATTGATGAAAAATGGATGGGACTTGATATAGGTAAAAAAACATGCAGGCGTTATGCCGAAATCATTAACAACTCCAACACCATTTTGTGGAACGGCCCAATGGGAGTTTTTGAATTACCTAATTTCCAGCAGGGAACTAAAGCTATTGCCATTGCCGTTGCTGGAGCAACCATCAGCGGTTCGTTCTCATTAGTTGGTGGCGGCGATTCGGTTGCAGCTATTAATACTTACAATCTTGCTGACCAGATCAGCTATGTTTCTACCGGTGGTGGCGCTATGCTTGAATATGTTGAAGGAAAAGTATTACCGGGAGTAAAAGCAATATTAGATTAA
- a CDS encoding nitrilase-related carbon-nitrogen hydrolase — translation MQDLNVAIVQTDLVWENADANLEQIGKKLDEIKNPVDLIVLPEMFNTAFSMKPLVCAEMPEGRSFQWMKEKAKEKNCVLTGSMLINDGGKFFNRLFWMMPNGTYQCYDKKHLFRFSGENNVFSAGRKKITPSLNGWNIRPLICYDLRFPIWSMNTFSNGKFEYDCIVYVANWAESRKHPWISLLIARAIENQVYVIAVNRVGIDGKGTTFSGDSMIIDPKGNIIKQIPSHKETIEIATLLYSELQSCREHFTVALDWDRFKVEDM, via the coding sequence ATGCAAGATTTAAATGTTGCGATAGTTCAAACCGACCTGGTTTGGGAAAATGCCGATGCTAACCTTGAGCAAATCGGTAAGAAATTAGATGAAATAAAAAATCCTGTTGACCTTATTGTTCTTCCAGAAATGTTTAATACGGCTTTCTCGATGAAACCTTTGGTATGTGCCGAAATGCCTGAAGGCAGATCATTTCAGTGGATGAAAGAAAAAGCGAAAGAAAAAAATTGTGTGCTTACAGGAAGCATGCTCATTAATGATGGCGGAAAATTTTTCAATCGTCTATTTTGGATGATGCCTAATGGGACATACCAATGCTATGATAAAAAACATTTATTTCGTTTTTCGGGTGAAAATAATGTGTTTTCTGCAGGCAGAAAAAAAATTACTCCTTCATTGAATGGCTGGAATATACGACCACTGATATGTTATGATTTGCGTTTTCCTATTTGGAGTATGAATACTTTTTCAAATGGGAAATTTGAATACGATTGTATAGTGTATGTTGCCAACTGGGCTGAATCGAGAAAACATCCGTGGATATCATTGTTGATTGCACGTGCTATCGAAAACCAGGTTTATGTTATTGCAGTTAATCGTGTTGGTATTGATGGAAAAGGAACTACATTTTCAGGCGACTCAATGATCATCGATCCTAAAGGAAATATCATAAAACAAATCCCTTCACATAAAGAAACCATTGAAATTGCTACACTTTTATATTCTGAATTGCAATCCTGCCGCGAACATTTCACGGTTGCATTGGATTGGGACAGGTTTAAGGTGGAAGATATGTAA